One stretch of Comamonas testosteroni DNA includes these proteins:
- the ugpA gene encoding sn-glycerol-3-phosphate ABC transporter permease UgpA: protein MEKRVLFRSKWLPWVLIAPQLLIIGIFFFWPAGQAVLQSFQMEDAFGMSSEWVGLDNFRQLFADPTYLNSFKRTALFSVLVAGVGIAISLALAIFADRIIRFAMVYKTLLIIPYAVAPVIAGVLWVFMFSPSIGVVTYYLGKLGYDWNHLMNENQAMALIVIASVWKQISYNFLFFLAGLQSIPKALIEAASIDGAGPWRRFWNIQLPLLSPTTFFLLVINIVYAFFDTFGIIDAATHGGPGQSTSILVYKVYLDGFKALDLGGSAAQSVILMFIVVVLTVIQFRYVEKKVQY from the coding sequence ATGGAAAAACGCGTTCTTTTCCGATCCAAGTGGCTTCCCTGGGTGCTGATCGCCCCCCAGCTACTGATCATCGGCATCTTCTTCTTCTGGCCCGCCGGTCAGGCTGTGCTCCAGTCATTCCAGATGGAAGACGCGTTCGGCATGAGTAGCGAATGGGTGGGTCTGGACAACTTCCGCCAGTTGTTCGCCGACCCCACCTATCTGAACTCCTTCAAGCGCACAGCACTGTTTTCAGTGCTGGTGGCCGGCGTGGGCATTGCCATTTCGCTGGCTCTGGCCATCTTTGCGGATCGCATCATCCGCTTTGCCATGGTCTACAAGACCTTGCTGATCATCCCCTACGCCGTGGCCCCCGTGATCGCGGGCGTGCTGTGGGTCTTCATGTTCTCGCCCTCCATCGGCGTGGTGACGTATTACCTGGGCAAGCTGGGTTACGACTGGAACCACCTGATGAATGAAAACCAGGCCATGGCGCTGATCGTCATCGCCTCGGTGTGGAAGCAGATTTCCTACAACTTCCTGTTCTTCCTCGCCGGACTGCAATCCATCCCCAAGGCTTTGATCGAAGCCGCTTCGATCGACGGTGCAGGCCCCTGGCGCCGGTTCTGGAACATCCAGCTGCCGCTGCTCTCGCCCACCACCTTCTTCCTGCTGGTGATCAACATCGTCTACGCCTTCTTCGACACCTTCGGCATCATCGATGCAGCCACGCATGGCGGCCCCGGCCAGTCCACCTCGATTCTGGTCTACAAGGTCTACCTGGATGGCTTCAAGGCGCTGGACCTGGGCGGCTCGGCCGCGCAGTCGGTGATTCTGATGTTTATCGTCGTCGTGCTGACGGTGATCCAGTTCCGCTATGTTGAAAAGAAAGTGCAGTACTGA
- the ugpB gene encoding sn-glycerol-3-phosphate ABC transporter substrate-binding protein UgpB, producing MQFKQLAMAAAVAATTFSAQAVTEIQWWHSMTAVNNEWVNDLAKQFNESQKDYKVVPTFKGVYDESMTAAIAAFRSGNAPHILQVFEVGTATMMASKGATVPVGKVMHDAGVAFDPKAYIPAVAGYYTAPNGQMLSFPFNSSTTIFYYNKDAFKKAGLNPDVAPKTWPEVFAAAKKLKESGHSCPMTLAWQGWTQLESFSTWHNVEFATEHNGLSANGYKARMKINSPLHIKHIDNLAAAAKAGEFVYKGRASTSQASFTAGECAMIQTSSGFYGDVAKNAKFNYALAPLPYYPDVKGAPQNTVIGGASLWVMAGKKAEEYKGVAKFFEFLSQTKVQAASHQRTGYLPVTMAAYDLTEKSGFYAKHPGTDTAVTQMIRKVTDNSRGIRLGNYVQIRTIEDEELEQVWAGKKTGKQALDSIVSRGNELLARFERSYKQ from the coding sequence ATGCAATTCAAGCAACTGGCCATGGCCGCCGCCGTCGCCGCTACTACTTTCTCGGCACAAGCCGTCACCGAAATCCAATGGTGGCACTCGATGACTGCCGTGAATAACGAGTGGGTCAATGACCTGGCCAAGCAGTTCAACGAAAGCCAGAAGGATTACAAGGTCGTGCCCACGTTCAAGGGCGTGTACGACGAATCCATGACAGCCGCGATTGCAGCCTTCCGCTCGGGCAACGCCCCTCACATCCTGCAGGTTTTTGAAGTGGGTACTGCCACCATGATGGCCTCCAAGGGCGCGACCGTGCCCGTGGGCAAGGTGATGCATGACGCCGGCGTCGCTTTCGACCCCAAGGCCTATATCCCTGCAGTGGCCGGTTACTACACTGCCCCCAACGGCCAGATGCTGAGCTTCCCCTTCAACAGCTCGACAACCATCTTCTACTACAACAAGGACGCCTTCAAGAAGGCCGGCCTGAACCCCGACGTCGCCCCCAAGACCTGGCCCGAAGTCTTTGCTGCCGCCAAGAAGCTCAAGGAAAGCGGCCACAGCTGCCCCATGACCCTGGCATGGCAAGGCTGGACCCAGCTGGAGTCCTTCTCCACCTGGCACAACGTGGAATTCGCCACCGAGCACAACGGTCTGAGCGCCAACGGCTACAAGGCGCGCATGAAGATCAACTCGCCTCTGCACATCAAGCACATCGACAACCTGGCCGCAGCGGCCAAGGCTGGCGAGTTTGTCTACAAGGGTCGCGCCTCCACTTCCCAGGCTTCGTTCACCGCCGGTGAATGCGCCATGATCCAGACTTCGTCCGGCTTCTACGGCGACGTGGCCAAGAACGCCAAGTTCAACTACGCCCTGGCTCCCCTGCCCTACTATCCCGATGTCAAGGGCGCTCCCCAGAACACCGTGATCGGCGGCGCTTCGCTGTGGGTCATGGCTGGCAAGAAGGCCGAAGAGTACAAGGGCGTGGCCAAGTTCTTCGAGTTCCTGTCGCAGACCAAGGTGCAGGCCGCTTCGCACCAGCGCACCGGCTACCTGCCCGTGACCATGGCGGCCTATGACCTGACCGAAAAGTCCGGCTTCTACGCCAAGCACCCCGGTACCGACACCGCCGTGACGCAGATGATCCGCAAGGTGACCGACAACTCACGCGGCATCCGCCTGGGCAACTACGTGCAGATCCGTACCATCGAGGACGAAGAACTCGAACAGGTGTGGGCTGGCAAGAAGACCGGCAAGCAGGCGCTGGACTCCATCGTGAGCCGTGGCAACGAACTGCTGGCTCGCTTCGAGCGCTCCTACAAACAGTAA
- a CDS encoding DUF3683 domain-containing protein, which translates to MNVPIALAAALQAQAAEPARLREIPYNYTSFSDREIVIRLLGSSMWDVLNQLRQERRTGRSARMLYEVLGDIWVVQRNPYLQDDLIHNPDRRKSLVEALEHRLAEIDKRREPNEDALRDQLVGQLVEAAHRAVHEFNATFVEAEQLRRRAQKTLRRYTAKDNIKFDGLSRVAHVTDATDWRVEYPFVVLTPDTEAEMAGLVKGCIELGLTIIPRGGGTGYTGGAIPLTWRSVVINTEKLEALSEVEMRMIPGVDHEVPTIYSEAGVVTQRVADAAERGGFVFAVDPTSIEASCIGGNIAMNAGGKKAVLWGTALDNLVSWRMVTPDAQWLEVTRLDHNLGKIHDAEMACFELKYFEADGKTHVRTERLDIPGHTFRKEGLGKDVTDKFLSGLPGIQKEGTDGLITSARWVVHRMPAHTRTVCMEFFGNAKDAVPSIVEIKDYMFAEQKRSGVLLAGLEHLDDRYLKAVGYATKSKKGNGHLPKMVLLGDIAGDDADEVARVAAEVVRIANSRNGEGFTAVSAEARKKFWLDRKRTAAISRHTNAFKINEDVVIPLPRMAEYTDGIERINIELSLRNKLKLCDELSGFFKHSDLPLGKSDDAGDIPSAELLEDRVQQALALVAEVRELWQGWLDGVATLFPELQDHRLRASWKTQLKEPLSKIFAGAAFQPLRESVNEIHQKVLKGRVWVALHMHAGDGNVHTNIPVNSDDYEMLQTAHEAVARIMELARSLDGVISGEHGIGITKLEFLSDAELAPFADYKKRVDPEGRFNKGKLIRNEEWDALAHQSHDGRSPRESLMFADLTNAYTPSFGLMGYESIIMQQSDIGAIANSVKDCLRCGKCKPVCATHVPRANLLYSPRNKILATSLLVEAFLYEEQTRRGVSIKHWQEFEDVADHCTVCHKCFNPCPVKIDFGDVTMNMRNLLRKMDKKSFRPGNKLAMAMLNATNPDTIKFMRTAMVGVGFKAQRLAADVLGAVAKKQTAHPPASVGTAPIKEQVIHFINKKLPGGLPTKTARALLDIEDKDYVPIIRDPQATKSDTEAVFYFPGCGSERLFSQVGLATQAMLWHAGVQTVLPPGYLCCGYPQRGSGQFDKAEKMITDNRVLFHRVATTLNYLDIKTVVVSCGTCYDQLQGYQFDKIFPGCRIIDIHEYLLEKGITLQNKGAYLYHDPCHTPMKQQDPMKTVKALMGDNVLKSERCCGESGTLGVTRPDISTQIRFRKTEEIRKGEAALRDNGQLGAQDNVKILTSCPSCLQGLSRYGNDLNNGLLEADYIVVEMARDILGENWMAEYVNRANQGGIERVLV; encoded by the coding sequence ATGAATGTACCGATTGCGTTGGCTGCCGCCCTCCAGGCCCAGGCTGCCGAACCCGCACGACTGCGCGAGATTCCCTATAACTACACATCGTTCTCTGACCGTGAGATTGTGATTCGTCTGTTGGGCTCATCCATGTGGGATGTGCTCAATCAGCTGCGTCAGGAGCGCCGAACCGGCCGATCTGCCCGCATGCTCTACGAAGTGCTGGGGGATATCTGGGTTGTGCAGCGCAATCCCTATCTTCAGGACGATCTGATCCACAACCCTGACCGCCGCAAGTCGCTGGTCGAGGCTCTGGAGCATCGCCTGGCCGAGATCGACAAGCGCCGCGAGCCCAACGAGGATGCGCTGCGCGATCAGCTGGTGGGTCAGCTGGTGGAAGCGGCCCACCGCGCCGTGCATGAATTCAACGCCACTTTTGTCGAGGCCGAGCAGCTGCGCCGCCGTGCGCAGAAGACGCTGCGTCGCTATACCGCCAAGGACAACATCAAGTTCGACGGTCTGTCGCGCGTGGCCCATGTGACCGATGCGACCGACTGGCGCGTCGAATACCCGTTTGTCGTGCTGACGCCCGATACCGAAGCCGAAATGGCCGGTCTGGTCAAGGGCTGCATCGAACTCGGTCTGACCATCATTCCGCGCGGAGGCGGCACCGGATACACGGGTGGTGCCATCCCTCTGACCTGGCGCTCGGTGGTCATCAACACCGAGAAGCTGGAAGCGCTGAGCGAAGTCGAGATGCGCATGATTCCCGGCGTGGATCATGAAGTGCCCACCATCTACTCCGAAGCCGGTGTGGTGACACAGCGTGTGGCCGATGCGGCCGAGCGCGGCGGCTTTGTGTTTGCCGTGGATCCGACCTCCATCGAGGCCTCCTGCATAGGCGGCAATATCGCCATGAACGCGGGCGGCAAAAAGGCCGTGCTCTGGGGGACTGCCCTGGACAATCTGGTGTCCTGGCGCATGGTCACGCCCGATGCGCAGTGGCTGGAAGTCACGCGTCTGGACCACAACCTCGGCAAGATTCACGATGCCGAGATGGCCTGCTTCGAGCTGAAGTACTTCGAGGCGGACGGCAAGACCCATGTGCGCACCGAGCGCCTGGACATTCCCGGTCACACCTTCCGCAAGGAAGGCCTGGGCAAGGACGTGACCGACAAGTTCCTCTCGGGTCTGCCCGGTATTCAGAAGGAAGGCACGGACGGCCTGATTACCAGCGCGCGCTGGGTGGTGCACCGCATGCCGGCGCATACGCGTACCGTGTGCATGGAGTTCTTCGGCAATGCCAAGGATGCCGTGCCCTCCATCGTCGAGATCAAGGACTATATGTTCGCCGAGCAAAAGCGCTCGGGCGTGCTGCTGGCCGGCCTTGAACATCTGGACGACCGCTATCTCAAGGCCGTGGGCTACGCGACCAAGAGCAAGAAGGGCAACGGCCATCTGCCCAAGATGGTGCTGCTGGGCGATATCGCCGGTGACGATGCCGACGAAGTGGCCCGCGTGGCTGCCGAGGTGGTGCGCATTGCCAATTCGCGCAACGGCGAAGGCTTTACCGCCGTCAGCGCCGAGGCGCGCAAGAAGTTCTGGCTGGACCGCAAGCGCACGGCAGCGATCTCGCGCCACACCAACGCCTTCAAGATCAACGAAGACGTGGTGATTCCTCTGCCGCGCATGGCAGAGTACACCGATGGCATCGAGCGCATCAATATCGAGCTGTCGCTGCGCAACAAGCTCAAGCTCTGCGATGAGCTGAGCGGCTTCTTCAAGCACTCCGATCTGCCCCTGGGCAAGAGCGACGATGCCGGTGACATCCCCAGCGCCGAGTTGCTGGAAGACCGCGTGCAGCAGGCTCTGGCGCTGGTGGCCGAGGTGCGCGAGCTTTGGCAGGGCTGGCTGGACGGCGTGGCCACGCTGTTCCCCGAGTTGCAGGATCACCGCCTGCGTGCGAGCTGGAAGACCCAGCTCAAGGAGCCGCTGTCCAAGATCTTCGCGGGCGCTGCCTTCCAGCCGCTGCGCGAGTCCGTCAACGAGATTCACCAGAAGGTGCTCAAGGGGCGCGTCTGGGTGGCCCTGCACATGCATGCCGGCGACGGCAATGTGCACACCAACATCCCCGTCAACTCCGATGACTATGAAATGCTGCAGACCGCGCACGAAGCCGTGGCCCGCATCATGGAGCTGGCGCGCAGCCTCGATGGCGTGATCTCGGGTGAGCACGGTATCGGTATCACCAAGCTGGAATTCCTCTCGGATGCCGAGCTGGCACCGTTTGCCGATTACAAGAAGCGTGTGGACCCCGAAGGCCGCTTCAACAAGGGCAAGCTGATCCGCAACGAAGAGTGGGATGCCCTGGCGCACCAGAGTCACGACGGTCGCTCGCCGCGCGAGTCGCTGATGTTTGCCGACCTGACCAATGCCTACACGCCCAGCTTCGGCCTGATGGGTTATGAATCCATCATCATGCAGCAGTCGGACATCGGCGCCATCGCCAACTCCGTCAAGGACTGCCTGCGCTGCGGCAAATGCAAGCCCGTGTGCGCCACCCATGTGCCGCGCGCCAATCTGCTGTACTCGCCGCGCAACAAGATCCTGGCCACCTCGCTGCTGGTGGAGGCCTTCCTCTACGAGGAGCAGACACGCCGTGGCGTGTCCATCAAGCACTGGCAGGAATTCGAAGACGTGGCCGATCACTGCACGGTCTGCCACAAGTGCTTCAACCCCTGCCCGGTCAAGATCGACTTCGGCGACGTGACCATGAATATGCGCAATCTGCTGCGCAAGATGGACAAGAAGAGCTTCCGACCAGGCAACAAGCTGGCCATGGCCATGCTCAACGCCACCAACCCCGACACCATCAAGTTCATGCGCACGGCCATGGTGGGCGTGGGCTTCAAGGCCCAGCGCCTGGCGGCCGACGTGCTGGGGGCTGTCGCCAAGAAGCAGACCGCACATCCACCCGCATCCGTGGGCACGGCTCCCATCAAGGAGCAGGTGATTCACTTCATCAACAAGAAGCTGCCCGGCGGTCTGCCCACCAAGACGGCGCGCGCCTTGCTGGATATCGAGGACAAGGACTACGTGCCCATCATCCGCGACCCGCAGGCCACCAAGTCGGACACCGAGGCGGTGTTCTACTTCCCCGGCTGCGGCTCGGAGCGCCTGTTCAGTCAGGTGGGTCTGGCCACGCAGGCCATGCTCTGGCATGCCGGCGTGCAGACCGTGCTGCCTCCCGGTTATTTGTGCTGCGGCTATCCCCAGCGCGGTTCGGGCCAGTTCGACAAGGCCGAGAAGATGATCACGGACAACCGTGTGCTCTTCCACCGTGTGGCGACCACGCTCAACTATCTGGACATCAAGACCGTGGTGGTGAGCTGCGGTACCTGCTATGACCAGCTGCAGGGCTACCAGTTCGACAAGATCTTCCCCGGCTGCCGCATCATCGACATCCACGAATATCTGCTCGAAAAGGGTATCACGCTGCAGAACAAGGGCGCCTACCTCTACCACGACCCCTGCCATACGCCCATGAAGCAGCAGGATCCGATGAAGACCGTCAAGGCCTTGATGGGTGACAACGTGCTCAAGAGCGAGCGCTGCTGCGGCGAGTCCGGCACGCTGGGCGTGACGCGTCCCGACATCTCCACGCAGATCCGCTTCCGCAAGACCGAGGAGATCCGCAAGGGCGAGGCCGCATTGCGCGACAACGGCCAACTTGGTGCCCAGGACAACGTCAAGATCCTGACCAGCTGCCCCAGCTGCCTGCAGGGCCTGAGCCGCTATGGCAACGATCTGAACAACGGGCTGCTCGAAGCCGACTACATCGTGGTCGAGATGGCGCGCGACATTCTGGGCGAGAACTGGATGGCCGAGTATGTCAATCGCGCCAACCAGGGCGGTATCGAGCGTGTGCTGGTGTGA
- a CDS encoding HIT family protein, whose amino-acid sequence MLVENCPLCGTDGGALVWRGDKLRVIRAAEAGFPAFYRVVWNEHAAEFSDLSAADRIVCMDAVALVERVLREQLAPTKINLAALGNMVAHLHWHVIARYDWDSHFPASVWAAAQRERDEEREAEIARQLPQVDEVLQKALALWAA is encoded by the coding sequence ATGTTGGTTGAAAACTGTCCTCTGTGTGGAACCGATGGCGGTGCGCTGGTCTGGCGCGGCGACAAGTTGCGTGTGATCCGCGCAGCGGAAGCTGGCTTTCCGGCCTTCTATCGCGTGGTCTGGAATGAGCATGCGGCCGAGTTCTCGGATCTGAGCGCAGCGGATCGCATTGTCTGCATGGATGCCGTGGCTCTGGTCGAACGTGTGCTGCGCGAGCAGCTGGCTCCGACCAAGATCAACCTGGCGGCGCTCGGTAATATGGTGGCGCATCTGCATTGGCATGTGATTGCGCGCTATGACTGGGACAGCCACTTTCCCGCTTCCGTCTGGGCTGCGGCCCAGCGCGAGCGCGATGAAGAGCGCGAAGCTGAGATTGCCCGCCAGCTGCCGCAGGTGGATGAAGTGCTGCAAAAGGCGCTGGCCCTCTGGGCCGCGTGA
- a CDS encoding gamma-butyrobetaine hydroxylase-like domain-containing protein yields the protein MAGLQANTPTPQSLTVHGASRVLEVSYSDGKTFRIPFELLRVYSPSAEVQGHGPGQEVLQTGKRDVGINTIEPVGNYAIKPFFSDGHESGLYTWEYLYQLGSQQDALWQQYLQRLEEAGMDRDTPMPEKGAGGHGCSVH from the coding sequence ATGGCAGGACTGCAAGCCAATACTCCCACCCCTCAGTCGCTGACCGTGCATGGTGCGTCACGCGTGCTGGAGGTCTCTTATTCGGACGGCAAGACTTTCCGCATTCCGTTCGAGTTGCTGCGCGTGTACTCGCCCTCGGCCGAGGTGCAAGGTCATGGCCCGGGCCAGGAAGTGCTACAGACCGGCAAGCGCGATGTGGGTATCAACACCATCGAGCCTGTGGGCAACTACGCCATCAAGCCGTTCTTCAGCGATGGGCACGAAAGCGGTCTGTACACCTGGGAATACCTCTACCAGCTGGGCAGCCAGCAGGATGCTCTGTGGCAGCAATATCTGCAGCGCCTAGAAGAGGCCGGGATGGATCGAGATACGCCCATGCCCGAGAAGGGCGCCGGTGGTCATGGCTGCAGCGTGCATTGA
- the ubiE gene encoding bifunctional demethylmenaquinone methyltransferase/2-methoxy-6-polyprenyl-1,4-benzoquinol methylase UbiE, giving the protein MSSTHFGFQTVDESEKASRVRGVFDSVASKYDVMNDVMSGGLHRAWKAYTLMVANLKEGDKALDIAGGTGDLSLAFSKKVGASGQVVHTDINEAMLRVGRDRLTDKGVILPTLVCDAEKLPFPDNYFDLVSVAFGLRNMTHKDAALKEMNRVLRPGGKLLVLEFSKVAKPLEKVYDWYSFKILPTMGKMIAGDAESYRYLAESIRMHPGQKELKALMQQCGFGHVDYHNMTGGVCALHVGIKC; this is encoded by the coding sequence ATGAGCTCCACACACTTCGGATTCCAGACTGTTGATGAAAGCGAGAAGGCATCGCGCGTACGCGGTGTGTTCGACTCCGTGGCCTCCAAGTACGACGTCATGAACGACGTGATGTCGGGCGGCCTGCACCGCGCCTGGAAGGCTTACACGCTGATGGTGGCCAACCTCAAGGAAGGCGACAAGGCGCTGGATATCGCAGGCGGCACAGGAGATCTGTCCCTGGCTTTTTCCAAGAAGGTGGGCGCCAGCGGTCAGGTGGTGCACACCGACATCAATGAAGCCATGCTGCGCGTGGGGCGTGACCGCTTGACCGACAAGGGCGTGATTCTGCCCACGCTGGTCTGCGATGCTGAAAAGCTGCCCTTCCCCGACAACTATTTCGATCTGGTCAGCGTAGCCTTCGGCCTGCGCAATATGACGCACAAGGATGCTGCGCTCAAGGAAATGAACCGCGTGCTGCGCCCCGGCGGCAAGCTGCTGGTGCTGGAGTTCTCCAAGGTGGCCAAACCGCTGGAGAAAGTCTATGACTGGTACTCGTTCAAGATTTTGCCGACCATGGGCAAGATGATTGCCGGCGACGCCGAAAGCTATCGCTATCTGGCCGAGTCCATCCGCATGCACCCCGGCCAGAAGGAGCTCAAGGCCCTGATGCAGCAATGCGGCTTTGGCCATGTGGACTATCACAACATGACAGGAGGCGTCTGTGCCTTGCATGTGGGAATCAAATGTTAA
- a CDS encoding Tim44 domain-containing protein, with product MKKLWSIALVAMLVVAHGQADAKRMGGGSSFGKQSGNVTQREASRAPAQNSQQAPQQSAAQQNRAAPPAAAPAAAPKKPWGAMLGGLAAGLGLAWLANSLGMGEAFANMLMFGLLAMVIMVVVGMIMRRRKAAPAVQSASSPFAFQGAGNLGGDVNAPQARQYNPEKVGNDASARPWEQNHIPEAAAAAGGSMIGSALSGSQNWGVPADFDAEGFLTAAKRNFVTLQSAWDRSDITTLRSMMTDEMLTEIRSQLSERETQRAGEPNHTDVLMIDAQLLGIEDLGNGYMASVEFSGMIREEASAGPSPFREVWNMTKPKSGTSGWLVAGVQALQ from the coding sequence ATGAAGAAACTTTGGTCAATTGCCTTGGTGGCAATGCTGGTGGTGGCACATGGTCAGGCCGATGCAAAACGCATGGGCGGTGGCTCATCGTTCGGCAAGCAGTCGGGCAACGTCACTCAACGCGAAGCGTCTCGTGCTCCCGCTCAGAATTCCCAGCAGGCTCCGCAGCAGAGTGCGGCGCAGCAAAACCGTGCTGCGCCGCCTGCAGCGGCTCCGGCCGCTGCGCCCAAGAAGCCATGGGGAGCCATGCTGGGCGGCCTGGCCGCAGGCCTGGGCCTGGCCTGGCTGGCCAACTCGCTGGGCATGGGCGAAGCCTTTGCCAATATGCTGATGTTCGGTCTGCTGGCCATGGTGATCATGGTGGTGGTCGGCATGATCATGCGCCGTCGCAAGGCAGCGCCTGCCGTGCAGAGCGCTAGCAGTCCATTTGCCTTTCAGGGCGCAGGCAATCTGGGTGGTGATGTGAATGCACCCCAGGCACGCCAGTACAACCCTGAAAAAGTGGGCAATGACGCGTCGGCTCGTCCTTGGGAGCAGAACCATATTCCCGAAGCCGCGGCTGCAGCCGGCGGCTCCATGATCGGCTCTGCCCTGTCGGGTTCGCAGAACTGGGGCGTGCCTGCAGACTTCGATGCCGAAGGTTTTCTCACTGCAGCCAAGCGCAACTTCGTGACGCTGCAGTCGGCCTGGGATCGCTCCGACATCACCACTCTGCGCTCCATGATGACCGACGAGATGCTCACGGAAATCCGCAGCCAGCTGTCCGAGCGCGAGACACAGCGTGCCGGTGAGCCCAACCACACCGATGTGCTGATGATCGATGCGCAGTTGCTGGGCATCGAAGACCTGGGCAATGGCTACATGGCCAGCGTCGAGTTCTCCGGCATGATCCGCGAAGAGGCCTCGGCAGGCCCCAGCCCCTTCCGTGAAGTCTGGAACATGACCAAGCCCAAGAGTGGCACCAGCGGCTGGCTGGTGGCAGGCGTGCAGGCGCTGCAATAA
- the ubiB gene encoding ubiquinone biosynthesis regulatory protein kinase UbiB encodes MSRFLRGWAILWVVFRYGLDELVLSGIPHPRLRSLRGVLTFGRKLDKPRGVRLREALEELGPIFVKFGQVLSTRSDLMPPDVAEELAKLQDRVPPFDSQIAVDTIERSFRKPLEQIFISFEREPVASASIAQVHFARVRDKAGVEHDVAVKVLRPGMKSVIDKDLALMHMMASWLEKLSHDGKRLKPKEVVAEFDNYLHDELDLIREASNAAQLRRNMEGLDLVLIPEIHWDYCHTDVMVMERMKGVPISQVERLREAGVDIPKLARDGVTIFFTQVFRDGFFHADMHPGNIMVSLEPDTFGRYISLDFGIVGTLTEFDKEYLAQNFLAFFRRDYKRVAALHVESGWVPATTRVEELEAAIRAVCEPYFDRPLAEISLGMVLMRLFQTSRRFQVEIQPQLVLLQKTLLNIEGLGRQLDPNLDLWSTAKPFLEKWMLDQMGPQRLWHELQAQAPRYAKILPDIPRVLHQYLSRHGAGNDSEALLKELLQQQKTTNRLLQAILCGGIGFVIGLVVLQVLLRIRF; translated from the coding sequence ATGAGCCGCTTTCTGCGAGGCTGGGCCATCCTCTGGGTGGTGTTTCGTTATGGACTCGACGAGCTGGTGCTCTCCGGGATTCCGCATCCGCGCCTGCGCAGCCTGCGCGGCGTGCTGACCTTTGGCCGCAAGCTGGACAAGCCACGTGGCGTGCGCCTGCGCGAAGCGCTGGAAGAGCTCGGTCCCATCTTCGTGAAATTCGGTCAGGTGCTGTCCACCCGCAGCGACCTGATGCCGCCCGATGTGGCCGAGGAACTGGCCAAGCTGCAGGACCGCGTGCCGCCGTTCGATTCCCAGATCGCGGTGGACACCATCGAGCGTTCCTTTCGCAAGCCGCTGGAGCAGATCTTCATCAGCTTCGAGCGTGAGCCCGTGGCCAGCGCGTCCATCGCCCAGGTGCACTTTGCCAGGGTTCGCGACAAGGCAGGCGTCGAGCATGATGTCGCCGTCAAGGTGCTGCGCCCGGGCATGAAGTCCGTGATCGACAAGGATCTGGCATTGATGCACATGATGGCGAGCTGGCTGGAAAAGCTCTCCCATGATGGCAAGCGGCTCAAGCCCAAGGAAGTGGTCGCCGAGTTCGACAACTATCTGCATGACGAGTTGGACCTGATCCGCGAAGCCTCCAATGCCGCGCAACTGCGCCGCAATATGGAAGGCCTGGATCTGGTGCTGATCCCCGAGATCCACTGGGATTACTGCCATACCGATGTGATGGTGATGGAGCGCATGAAGGGTGTGCCCATCAGCCAGGTCGAGCGCCTGCGCGAAGCCGGCGTGGACATCCCCAAGCTGGCGCGCGATGGCGTGACCATCTTCTTTACCCAGGTGTTCCGCGACGGCTTCTTCCATGCCGACATGCACCCGGGCAACATCATGGTCAGCCTGGAGCCCGATACCTTCGGGCGCTATATCTCGCTGGACTTCGGCATCGTCGGCACGCTGACCGAGTTCGACAAGGAATATCTGGCGCAGAACTTCCTGGCCTTCTTCCGCCGCGACTACAAGCGTGTTGCCGCCTTGCATGTGGAAAGTGGCTGGGTGCCGGCCACGACGCGCGTCGAGGAGCTGGAGGCGGCCATTCGCGCCGTCTGCGAGCCTTATTTCGACCGGCCGCTGGCCGAAATCTCGCTGGGCATGGTGCTGATGCGCCTGTTCCAGACCTCGCGCCGTTTCCAGGTCGAGATCCAGCCTCAGCTGGTGCTGCTGCAGAAGACGCTGCTCAATATCGAGGGCCTGGGCCGTCAGCTCGACCCCAACCTCGATCTGTGGAGCACGGCCAAGCCGTTTCTCGAGAAATGGATGCTGGACCAGATGGGGCCGCAGCGCCTATGGCATGAGTTGCAGGCGCAGGCGCCGCGTTACGCCAAGATCCTGCCCGACATTCCGCGAGTGCTGCACCAGTATCTGTCCAGGCATGGCGCCGGCAATGACAGCGAGGCCCTGCTCAAGGAACTGCTGCAGCAACAGAAGACGACCAACCGCTTGCTGCAGGCCATCCTTTGCGGCGGCATCGGTTTCGTCATCGGTCTGGTGGTGTTGCAGGTTCTGCTGCGCATCCGCTTCTGA